In a single window of the Anaerocolumna cellulosilytica genome:
- a CDS encoding YgiQ family radical SAM protein, translating to MIRDFLPICKADMEKRGWDQCDFVYITGDAYVDHHSFGPAIISRVLESHGFKVGIIPQPNWKDVNSIKILGTPRLGFLVSGGNMDTMVNHYSVAKKRRKQDAYSPGGVMGKRPDRATIVYCNLIRKVYKNSPIVIGGIEASLRRFGHYDYWSDSVKRSILLDSQADIISYGMGEHSIVEIAEALESGLDVKDITFIDGTVYKTKDLSSVYDAVTLPSFDDILKRKKAFAQSFFVQYSNTDPYSGKRLVEKYKDNEYVVQNPPSKPLTQTEMDRVYSLPFMRDYHPSYVEQGGIPAIEELKFSLISNRGCFGGCSFCALTFHQGRIIQTRSHESILAEANHLIWDKDFKGYINDVGGPTANFRHTACAKQNTKGACINKQCLYPKPCSNLKIDHSDYLVLLKKLRELPNVKKVFVRSGIRFDYLINDSDDTFMKELCEHHISGQLKVAPEHISDRVLDMMGKPKNSVYEEFIRKYKRTNEKVGKNQFVVPYLMSSHPGSTIKEAVALAEYLRDLGYMPEQVQDFYPTPSTISTCMYYTGLDPRTMQAVYTPKSPHEKAMQRALIQYRNPKNYDLVVEALNMANRTDLIGFDKNCLIRPKAGINHYKRKSDGKSSSGSRDGSKKNNRNTKQTKNSRQDAASNTGKGNKGSTKSNVASKVSVNVSSRNTLDRKNSGNGKSVTKSSKNRSSKRK from the coding sequence ATGATAAGAGATTTTTTACCGATTTGTAAGGCTGATATGGAAAAACGCGGATGGGACCAGTGTGATTTTGTTTATATTACAGGGGATGCTTACGTAGACCATCATTCTTTTGGACCTGCCATAATCAGCAGAGTGTTAGAGAGCCATGGCTTTAAGGTGGGAATTATTCCTCAACCGAACTGGAAGGATGTAAACAGTATTAAGATACTTGGCACCCCAAGGCTGGGATTTTTAGTCAGCGGAGGGAATATGGATACGATGGTTAACCATTATTCCGTAGCAAAGAAACGTAGGAAGCAGGATGCTTATTCACCAGGCGGTGTTATGGGCAAAAGACCGGATAGAGCAACCATAGTATATTGTAATTTGATCCGTAAGGTTTATAAAAATTCTCCCATCGTTATAGGAGGAATTGAGGCAAGTTTAAGAAGATTTGGACATTATGATTATTGGAGTGATTCTGTAAAACGTTCTATATTACTGGATTCTCAGGCTGATATTATTTCATATGGAATGGGAGAGCATTCTATTGTTGAAATTGCGGAAGCACTTGAGAGCGGACTTGATGTAAAAGATATTACTTTTATTGATGGAACTGTTTATAAGACAAAGGATTTATCCTCGGTATACGATGCAGTAACCCTGCCATCCTTTGATGATATCTTAAAGAGAAAGAAAGCATTTGCACAAAGCTTTTTCGTACAATATAGTAATACAGATCCTTATTCAGGAAAGCGGTTGGTAGAAAAGTACAAAGATAATGAATATGTTGTTCAAAATCCTCCCTCTAAGCCGTTAACGCAAACAGAGATGGACAGGGTGTATTCTCTCCCCTTTATGAGAGATTATCATCCTTCTTATGTGGAACAGGGTGGTATTCCTGCTATAGAAGAATTGAAATTCAGTTTAATCAGTAATCGTGGCTGTTTTGGAGGGTGCAGTTTTTGTGCCTTAACCTTTCATCAGGGCAGGATTATACAGACCAGAAGTCATGAATCCATTCTAGCGGAAGCCAATCATTTGATTTGGGATAAAGACTTTAAAGGATATATAAACGATGTCGGCGGTCCTACAGCCAACTTTAGACATACAGCCTGTGCGAAGCAGAATACAAAAGGTGCTTGTATCAATAAACAATGTCTATATCCGAAACCTTGCAGTAATTTAAAGATAGACCATTCTGATTATTTGGTATTGCTTAAAAAACTTCGGGAACTGCCTAATGTAAAGAAAGTATTTGTTCGTTCCGGTATCCGCTTTGATTATTTAATCAATGATTCCGACGACACTTTTATGAAGGAACTTTGCGAGCACCATATCAGCGGACAGTTAAAAGTAGCACCGGAGCATATCAGTGACAGGGTATTAGATATGATGGGCAAACCCAAGAATTCAGTCTATGAAGAATTCATACGAAAATATAAGAGAACCAATGAAAAAGTAGGTAAAAATCAGTTCGTTGTACCTTATCTTATGTCCTCCCATCCTGGGTCTACCATAAAAGAAGCAGTAGCATTAGCAGAATATCTGCGTGATTTAGGATATATGCCGGAGCAGGTACAGGATTTTTATCCGACTCCCTCCACTATATCAACCTGTATGTATTATACCGGCTTAGATCCAAGAACCATGCAGGCAGTATATACCCCAAAATCTCCTCATGAAAAAGCTATGCAGAGGGCGTTAATACAATACAGGAATCCCAAGAATTATGACCTGGTAGTAGAAGCACTAAACATGGCTAACCGTACTGACTTAATCGGTTTTGATAAGAATTGTCTGATACGTCCAAAGGCTGGCATAAATCACTACAAAAGAAAGAGCGATGGGAAGTCAAGCAGCGGCAGTAGAGACGGCAGTAAAAAGAATAACCGGAATACGAAGCAAACAAAAAACTCCAGACAAGATGCTGCTTCCAATACAGGGAAAGGAAATAAAGGCAGCACAAAATCAAATGTTGCCTCAAAAGTAAGCGTAAATGTTAGCAGCAGAAATACCTTGGATAGAAAGAATAGCGGCAACGGTAAGTCCGTTACAAAATCTTCCAAGAACAGGTCTTCCAAAAGAAAATAA